The nucleotide window ACGATTCACCAATATAAGCGGCTGTCGTGAGACTGACCCAGTACAATCTGTTACTTTGTTTATATCTGACAAATTAAACAAGTAAAACTCAATTAGAAACAGAGCGTtctatattttaatcaattgagaataatagataaataaataatttgtattaacCAACATGGAAGGGTAGACTGGTCCAATCAAGTACAAGTTCTAGATGTCACCTGCTAAACCTCAACATTACCTACTCTCTTGCTGGGGGCGCGTGAAGAAGAGAGATTTTAATGTAAAGTAATGCATGGTGCGAGCACGTTATTAGTCATTATGATGAGTACGAAAGATGGTTTTGGTTTCGTCGTATCGCAGATAAGCATCGTTTCTATTCACGCTCTCCTTTTTGGTTTCCGTCTCGTCGCTTGAAGTGCCACGTCAGCTGATGATTGGTTTAGGTTTTTTAAGAAGGCCAAGAgtttgtcccacccaaggtatagtgaaatctcaaaatctcaccactaactttcaaaaacctaaaaacCCACCCACAATCAATTTTccgttaaaaatttcaattaacattaaggataaaatcatcatttagtcaaaaaaattaaagtttcatcacaattttctctcatatatttaaaaacttatattttacccttgacccaaagtttgaaaagtgacaaaacccCCTCAGGGTTTGTTCCTTTTCCTCCGGTGCTAATTTCTCATTCTCCAACCGTCGGCCATCCTCTTTTCCCCTTTTATCTCTCCTCCAATCTCTCTCTCTAGACTTTTCgatcaaagaaaaaagaacaaatcaTAAGGgatttttgttacttttcaaaccttgggttagaggcaaaatataaatttttaaatatatgagagaaaattacgatgaaactctaattttttttgttagatgacaattttacctctaatgttaattgaaatttttaatgaaaaattgattgtggatgggtgtttgaattttaaaaaattaatagatgagagtttgagattttactgtagcatgggtgggaataagtcttttggccttttaagaaatatttattaattttaatatgcatTTTTCATAGAAACATTAGagtaaaaatggaaaagaaaaactCTGATAACGAAGAGGAgcctttaaagtttaaacttaaacGGAGACAAAGTTTTCCGTGGATTGAGTTGAGAGAAacataaatataagtttaagccAGCTCAGTTCGTATCCATATCCAACACCCAGTGGTTTTGATGAGATGTCTCCTAACTCCCACATATTTGTTTTCTCTATAGCAAGTACTCGCAAAATTTAGAAATTCGTAGGTGACGACTGACGAGagctcaatttaaaaatacaccCTTCTTATTCAAACTTAACGAGAAAGAGTTTAATGAATTTTTGCAGTCGTGATGTGAGTCAAGTAAGCCCTTGTTATGCCCGATAATTGACAGAGATAACTGATAAGTATGATCATTGACCACCCTTTACACTTTCTGAAGATTGATTTGTCGTTTCCATGAACGATTTGTAATATGACATCGTTTGTAAGTTTCTAATATTCTATATGTAAACTCTCTTCAACACATTTACAGACGCTCTTTGTTATGTTACTTTGACTTGTTATTGTTTAGTTTAAGCTAGTTTATCTGGGTAGCCGAGGAAGTAAATTCTGAGTCATTTTGCTGGTCTGGTTGGCGGGAAAGATGTAATTAAAGAGGGTTTAGCTTTGTTAGTGGGATTTCTGATGTCTTGTTTTTGTTCAACTTTGATTTCTTGTGACTGTACAAGCTGTTTGATTATATGCGTCAAAGAAACCTGTATAtagtttggttttaattttttcatatggGTATAATTGGAACTGTGAGTTTTCATTCAGTGTTATGTTGTTTGATTCTTTTTGCGAGATTTTATGTTGGAAGTAGTTGATAACTAGTACTATTATTAGGCCCATTGACAGTGATTAATTATATGAAGGAATATTATCAATGGCAATATAAGTTAAATGTAGCAGCTCTAGAGTTTAGTGGTCTGTTGTATTGGGTGAAATGCAATGAGTTTGTTTGAAGTGATAAGCTCACTTTTGAACTCAACATCATCACTAAGGGAGTTTGGGGAAATTCTGGCTTATGAAGAGGAGGGGATAAGAAAAAGGAacctttttcctctttttgtaTGAATGATCAAGATTGCATTTTGGCTGTTTTTCTgattaatactaatttatatctCAAGTTAGTTTATTGTGTGTGGAGTGTAGCTTGCTGGCACTTTTTTTGGATGTTTTTGGACTGAGTCGGTAGCAGTTTGATGGCATCCTCAGCTGTAAAATTTGGGGCTTTGGTTACTTTGCTGGAGTTAAACCCATCTTCTCAATTCTTTGAGGAAGGAGCTTCGCTAAGAGTTACTGGGAAGTAAGACATCTTCCCTTCAAAACTTTAGTAACCCTCTATTTTATGTGCGTCTGCTGTTTTTATCTgtgcatctttctttttttttatatatgtttttgaatAACAGGAGCACTACTGACAAAGTTCCTCCACTCACCAAGGGTTGAACTTTGTGGTAAAATCCCTGGGTTTCAACTGATAATACAGAGGGTGAAAATCTCCTCAAGTTTGCCTAATTGGGATGTTTATCAAGTACAAATTTCCTAACTACTAAGGTTGTTGAGTTTGTTATGAATCCTGAGATAAAAACTTGGTGAATATGTAGGGAAAGTCAAGGGATTTCTATGTATCAGGGAAAAGGTTAAAGGAAATGTTCTTAAGATTTGTAGTTCTAGATTTTCTTGTTAGGATTACCAAGTTGTTGtgattttagagttttatttgtaatattctaaatatatttttttcttttttgcaatTTGGGGTCTTGGTAATGTAGTTGAGCTAAATATTTGCATTTCAAGAAGGTTATAGCAATGTAATTACTTAATATGCAAGTGTGCAGCCTACAAGTTGTTCAAGATGGTAGGAAGTGTAGTGTGGTCATGCATTGGAGGATGAGATTAGTCATAAATTAGGGTGAAGATGGGGTGCTGATATCAGTCTGGTGATAAATAACAGTGGTAGTGTAGTAGGGTTGATTGGTTGAATACAGGCATTCAAGGACTTTATGATGGATGTGAGGTGTTTAAAAGTTTGTTGATTTCTCACCAAGGAAGAATGTGCCAACTGaatgtcataattttttattctttatcttTTGTCACAGTACATAGGAGTTGCACAAACTGATGGTACATTTTCAAAGTGCTGATCATTCCTGTTGCTTGTgttcttaataattttctttcttgatgtCAAATTAGTTGTTTTGATGTTTCATTATGTCAAATAGCAATTTGTCGAAATGCAGTTTTCAGCCCTAGATATCAGTAACTTTTCAACCTGTATGTCAACAAAGCTATTATTATCCAATCAGACCTCCTTTTAACCAGGAGAATTTCTTCAGACGGTGCCTGTAAATGATATTTGTACCATCTCTAGATTGTAATCCTTTTTATTGTACATGATTCAGATTCTAAGCAAGATTAGTTGTTGAAAGGTAGTTTACAGTTCACGGTTTGACATGTCTGTCAACAAAGTTACAAAACCATTATTTTCTATTCAAGTTTCCTTTTGACCAGGGAATCATCTTCAATTGCTGCcaacaaatgatatttataccCTTCCTCTATAATAATACTTTCTATTTTGCATGATTAAAATGTTAAGTGAGATTATCTGTTGAAAGATGGTTCTCTAGATATTACTAACATGTCAACATGGATgtcaacaaaatcaatttaatccAATCAGGTTAATATCCTCAGTCGGTGccaataaatgatatatatagcATTTCTAAATGGTTTTCTGTtctattatatatgatttagaAGTTAAGTGAGGTTAATATCCTCCAGGTTACAAGAGTACTCTGTGGAGACGGCCATAGCCATAATTGCGGATGGAAGTGCTGTCTTAAAGATTGACTCCCAGCACCTGAGGGACCTTAGTTTTCGAGTTGGGTCGATCTATCAGTTTATTGGTGAACTCCATATTCAACCGGACAATGAGGTAAGAGGTTGTTACTATTGGGTTGAAGGCTTGCACACTTCTCTTCACTCTTCTAGTATTATTGTTATGATAATATGTACACTTCTGGTTTCAGGCAATCTTGCGGGCACGAGTAGGTAGGAATGTTGATGGCCTTGACCTGAACCTCTATAATCAGTCTTTGCAGCTACTGAGACAGTTTCAAGCTGAGCATGTGAACGATACATCAACTTGATGCAGTTTATAAATTGAACAGGCTCACTCACAGGGAAGGTATCAGAGTAACTTAGTACCTACAAATTTGACTTGTAGAAAATGgatgatttctttttaatttgatggATATTTGATAGATATCACCCATGAATTACATATTCATCATAAACATTCAGTATTTGACTATTCTTATTTGGTTATACACCAGTGATATTGTTATATCAACACAACACCAATAGTATTGATATTACATATGAGTAATGCtaaatatgtacaaataaatcttaccaatttattcatataaactaaCATAAcaacatatgattaaatgattttgaagtaagagaaaaaataaacaattgcTCACCCAATCATATGTTGTCACGTCAATTTGTATGATAAGttagtataatttgtttgtaaatGTAGTTTTAGTCATTATATACAAATACATTCTACTAAGCATTGTTATTTTCTACCAACTCCTTTTAGATGATGGTATAAGCACCATTATACACAATTAGTAAAAGTTATCGAACAAGAGATTATAGGAAACTTAACTCAAAATTCTTTTTGcagttaaaattatttttatgagacATTCTAAAACAGTTTTTTTGTGAGATTAAGTTCAAACCTTTTACATATCTAGGCCAAACATCCTGCCTTATAGTTGTTTCATGAACCTCTTACAAAATAGTCCTcgattttaatcattaatgCAATTACAATCATTGTTTGATGGacaaataatgttttttttttttttggtaagtgatGGAAAATAATGTTGACCTAAAGATCATTTTGTTGAATTGAAAATAgttttcaaacaataataaaatatagttgtTGCTGGGTAAACATAACCACTTTGATGTGATTTTCTTTAAGTATAACCTATGATATAATGTACAtgatttatgaattattttgtgttgtttttttCTAAATGGAGTCAAAATTCTTTGTAACAGTAACTAGAGAGAACAAAAATTCTAGTGTAGATTACAATGACAAGAGTCACAAGACAACAAtaattcaaagtatagatagGATGAAATTTTTATGAAGGGAAATGACATTTTTTGTCCTTGTATTgctagtttttgtttttctttttttaagggGATGATATTTTGTAGTTTATGAATTCAATGAATGAGAAGTGTGGTATACTAgaccttaggtgagaaataataatttattttaattaaatgaaagaaaaacataattaaatgaaaGAATAGGAGGTGTCCCAGAATGCCCCCTTTGAATTTTTGTGATTGTGGCCTCACATAATTTAAAATGTGATGTGACACATTATTTTCCTTAGAAAGAATTTGGATATCATTTTTGCtcctttcttctctctctcactGTCATCCAGAATTTTCCCAAAAAATGAATTgataataaagaagaagaaaacactTATTTGAAGTTATTTATGTCAATGACATCATGAAACAAGTAATTATAAGAAGATGATGTTGCCattataagaaaagaaaagaaatttgatatataattactACAATAACCCTCCATAACAGTGTAAGATTAATATTGAAGTAGTAGTAATAAAATGGTGGTCCCTTCTTACAAATATCAGTTTGACCTATAAATATCAATGTCAAGACCTCATGGGTTAGTTGAAGGATACTTAAAAATAATGACCCATTAGAATTAGAATTAGAATGGTCaaaaaacaaacattaaaaagaaaaaaaaaaccttatgtAAACTTtagaattgttatttttaacccattactaatttttttttattaattttaaagggttaTAATAAATTACCGAATTTTAACTTAACCAATTGTCCTTTCAAAATCCGACATctggattattttttatggttgttGGAGTTTGTCGGGCTATTAGTATTTTTGTGTTGAGGTAAAATAGTATTTATTGAGAGTTGATCATTTTGTTGAGGTAAAAATAGTATTCTATTTATAATTTGTCATACATATATTTGGGCACGAATTTCGTAGTTAATGATCTAGAATTCATGAttcatataaaacatttttttttaaatcattaggTGAACATCCTATAAagtcatttatatattttttttatagatatgtCGTTGGGTTTATCaagaaattgataatttttttaaattaagaaatttatcTCTTGATTGggatatgattatttatttgtcCAGACGTttctatttttagttttaattaattattaaaagtgAACAAATCCTATATAATTGGAATCGGAACTGtcattatgtatatctatattCTCAAAGACTTGTCCTTACCCTATAATTGATATTGCAATAAACGAGTCTATTAAACTTATtgcaataataaaatagaaatattttattaagta belongs to Mangifera indica cultivar Alphonso chromosome 2, CATAS_Mindica_2.1, whole genome shotgun sequence and includes:
- the LOC123204174 gene encoding CST complex subunit TEN1 — translated: MASSAVKFGALVTLLELNPSSQFFEEGASLRVTGKLQEYSVETAIAIIADGSAVLKIDSQHLRDLSFRVGSIYQFIGELHIQPDNEAILRARVGRNVDGLDLNLYNQSLQLLRQFQAEHVNDTST